In one window of Capsicum annuum cultivar UCD-10X-F1 unplaced genomic scaffold, UCD10Xv1.1 ctg78714, whole genome shotgun sequence DNA:
- the LOC124894966 gene encoding auxin-responsive protein SAUR68-like yields MAMISTKKLIKMARRWQKFAAMQRKRISFPRNGSDAESCSTSSSAIVEKGHFVVYTIDQARFVIPLAYLENEIIRELLNISEEEFGLPSGGPIKLPCDSAFMDYIVSLIKKGITAGDLHKALLLSITSCCCSTSTLHQESGNQQILVY; encoded by the coding sequence ATGGCAATGATCAGTACCAAGAAGCTCATCAAAATGGCTAGGAGATGGCAGAAGTTTGCAGCCATGCAGAGAAAGAGGATTTCATTTCCAAGAAATGGTAGTGATGCGGAGAGTTGCAGTACATCCTCATCGGCTATTGTTGAAAAAGGCCATTTTGTAGTCTATACAATTGATCAAGCACGCTTTGTCATTCCATTGGCTTATCTTGAAAATGAGATCATTAGGGAACTTCTAAACATATCTGAAGAAGAGTTTGGGCTGCCGAGTGGCGGTCCTATTAAATTACCCTGTGATTCAGCCTTCATGGACTACATCGTTTCACTAATAAAGAAAGGCATAACTGCAGGAGATCTCCACAAAGCATTGCTCCTATCAATTACTTCATGTTGTTGTTCGACTTCTACTTTGCACCAAGAAAGTGGAAATCAGCAGATTCTTGTTTATTGA